A genomic window from Alkalihalobacillus sp. AL-G includes:
- a CDS encoding metallophosphoesterase has protein sequence MYILIVLLLSIAFFGIYKAYKNTHQFTLNRIKINSPERETTSKLNILHISDMHLENISITPEQLFESLQGEPIDLIALTGDFLDRKRSLSKLPQYLKVFQCLNPTYGTYAVFGNHDYVLNKDHFSTLEKTLREHDCRTLRNENNTIDINGMSVNLIGIDNFGTGHSDLDKAYKNLPETGFNLVLTHDPNVVLNMKETPYDYLLSGHFHGGQIHWPKPYHLIKMGKLVRLNMVKGLHHMNGKPFYISEGLGQTGFNIRVGSRPEITLHEVNMKIAESKNEVAS, from the coding sequence ATGTATATACTTATTGTTTTGTTGTTATCCATTGCATTTTTCGGAATTTATAAAGCTTATAAAAATACACATCAGTTTACACTGAATCGAATAAAAATCAATTCCCCTGAACGTGAAACGACTTCGAAACTGAACATATTGCATATTTCTGATATGCATTTAGAAAATATCTCTATTACACCAGAACAGCTTTTTGAATCATTGCAAGGGGAGCCAATCGACCTTATAGCATTAACCGGTGATTTTTTGGATCGGAAACGAAGCCTTTCTAAATTACCTCAATATTTGAAAGTATTTCAGTGTTTAAATCCAACATACGGAACGTATGCCGTGTTTGGGAACCATGATTATGTCTTGAATAAGGATCATTTTTCCACATTAGAAAAAACCCTTCGAGAGCATGATTGTAGAACACTCCGTAACGAAAACAATACGATCGATATAAACGGAATGTCCGTCAATTTAATCGGAATCGATAATTTCGGTACAGGTCATAGCGACTTGGACAAAGCGTATAAGAACTTGCCGGAAACTGGGTTCAACCTTGTTCTTACACACGACCCGAATGTTGTGCTCAATATGAAAGAGACCCCATATGACTATTTGTTATCAGGTCATTTCCACGGCGGCCAAATACACTGGCCAAAGCCTTACCATTTAATTAAAATGGGTAAGCTTGTCCGTTTAAACATGGTAAAAGGACTACACCACATGAACGGAAAGCCATTTTACATCAGTGAGGGACTTGGACAAACTGGATTTAATATCCGAGTAGGTTCACGGCCCGAGATTACGTTGCATGAGGTAAATATGAAAATAGCTGAATCTAAGAATGAAGTAGCCTCATAA
- a CDS encoding PAS domain-containing sensor histidine kinase, whose amino-acid sequence MSINEQVNAAIHTDFDGKAELAMDHSFWESFIDHSADAIGLFDLDGNILKLNKATETVFGYSREELIGNKVVTIPDESYREEVVDLQNRVKAGESIKDFETLRKKKDGTIIDVSITYSPVMAQNGKVIAMANILRDITSQKKAREELQKSEAKYRLIAENTADLIRILNLDGQIIYASPSHVRTLGRDSKYYERIRDFSFIHPHDLPVIGEQFQSMIIDKSPIHLEYRELHNDGHWVSLEAHCTPVINETNRIDSIVMVVRDQTERKHTEELLRNSDKLAVIGQMAASIAHEIRNPLTSLKGFLQFLHSNSGRGTKHYYELMLSELERINLIVSEFLLLAKPQVVRFQKTCIKRLLDHILTLINTQAIEENIEIETSFAERLPEIECDENQLKQAFLNYLKNAIEASEPGGKIVVTIDSDDHFLKVKVVDHGHGMPKDTFSKIGMPFFTTKRKGTGLGLMISQKIIANHKGSVEFDSKQNNGTTVTISLPVTRTIYVKEE is encoded by the coding sequence ATGTCGATCAATGAACAAGTAAATGCTGCAATACATACAGATTTTGATGGAAAAGCGGAACTAGCTATGGATCATTCATTCTGGGAATCATTCATCGACCATTCAGCTGATGCTATTGGTCTGTTCGATCTCGACGGTAATATTTTAAAACTGAATAAAGCGACTGAGACAGTCTTTGGCTACTCTAGGGAAGAGCTGATAGGGAACAAGGTTGTGACCATTCCTGATGAAAGCTACAGGGAAGAAGTAGTGGATTTACAAAATAGAGTTAAAGCTGGGGAATCGATAAAAGATTTTGAAACCTTACGCAAAAAGAAGGATGGAACAATCATTGATGTCAGTATCACCTATTCACCAGTAATGGCTCAAAACGGCAAGGTTATCGCAATGGCCAACATTCTCAGGGATATAACTTCACAAAAAAAGGCAAGAGAGGAATTACAAAAAAGCGAGGCAAAATATAGACTGATCGCAGAAAACACAGCGGACCTCATTCGAATATTGAATTTGGATGGACAAATCATATATGCATCACCATCACATGTGAGGACACTAGGAAGAGATTCTAAGTATTATGAACGTATTCGCGATTTCAGTTTTATCCATCCCCATGATTTGCCTGTAATCGGAGAACAATTTCAGTCGATGATCATAGATAAGAGTCCGATCCATCTAGAATATCGGGAGCTTCATAACGATGGTCACTGGGTGTCATTAGAAGCTCACTGTACACCAGTCATTAATGAAACAAACCGAATCGATTCCATCGTGATGGTCGTTCGTGACCAGACTGAACGAAAACATACGGAAGAATTGCTGCGAAACTCCGATAAGCTTGCGGTAATTGGACAGATGGCAGCCAGTATCGCACATGAAATCAGGAATCCATTAACTTCTCTGAAAGGCTTCCTTCAATTTCTGCATTCCAATAGCGGGCGAGGGACAAAGCATTATTATGAATTGATGTTGTCTGAATTAGAGCGCATCAATTTAATCGTTAGTGAATTTTTACTTTTAGCAAAACCCCAGGTTGTCAGATTTCAAAAGACGTGTATCAAGAGATTATTAGACCATATCCTTACCTTAATTAATACACAGGCGATTGAAGAAAATATTGAAATTGAAACAAGTTTTGCAGAACGGCTTCCTGAGATCGAATGTGACGAAAACCAATTGAAACAAGCATTCTTAAACTATCTGAAGAATGCAATTGAGGCATCTGAACCAGGCGGGAAAATTGTAGTTACGATCGATTCAGATGATCACTTTCTTAAAGTGAAGGTTGTCGATCACGGTCACGGGATGCCAAAAGACACCTTTTCTAAAATAGGGATGCCATTTTTTACAACAAAGAGGAAAGGCACAGGACTTGGCCTAATGATCAGTCAAAAAATCATTGCGAACCATAAAGGTTCCGTGGAATTTGATAGTAAACAAAACAACGGTACAACTGTAACGATTTCCTTACCAGTAACTCGTACAATCTATGTAAAAGAAGAGTGA
- a CDS encoding YhcN/YlaJ family sporulation lipoprotein yields the protein MQISQRKYLIIITLFTMIFMSACNNNDDQAQEGAETKEITYTKEPYIIKSGEKVKGVEDLRMVQAKDKLLVAIKVTNFDRFQLQEINKKVKKKLKKQHPNKKVTVTPDKKIYMEIEKLEKEIKTEHLDEEAVHKKVKKLIKLSKEKG from the coding sequence ATGCAGATAAGCCAGCGAAAGTACCTAATTATAATCACGTTATTTACGATGATTTTCATGAGTGCTTGCAACAATAATGATGATCAAGCACAAGAGGGAGCAGAGACGAAGGAGATTACGTATACGAAAGAGCCTTACATCATAAAAAGCGGTGAAAAGGTTAAAGGTGTGGAAGATCTACGAATGGTCCAAGCAAAAGACAAATTACTTGTAGCAATAAAGGTGACCAACTTTGATCGGTTTCAATTGCAAGAAATAAATAAGAAGGTTAAGAAAAAACTTAAAAAACAACATCCTAATAAAAAGGTTACTGTTACACCTGACAAAAAAATCTATATGGAAATTGAAAAATTAGAGAAGGAAATCAAAACGGAACATTTAGATGAGGAAGCCGTTCATAAAAAAGTGAAAAAATTAATAAAGCTTTCCAAAGAAAAGGGCTGA
- a CDS encoding 2'-5' RNA ligase family protein, translated as MKKRSISIFIERVQLEEVEAFRKKFDYLYSVIPPHITLVFPFESKLTTEECIEHLSQTLKKVQPFSITLNDFHIADDHCLFYLVDEGKEQICAIHNRLYTKKLVQYQSENQTYIPHVTIGRFISQIEASEALELAKQTIIAKQFWIKKIVLEIIGPNDDSIVEHIFKLNDNQ; from the coding sequence ATGAAAAAACGATCAATATCCATATTTATAGAACGCGTACAACTTGAAGAAGTGGAAGCGTTCCGCAAAAAATTCGACTACTTATATTCTGTCATCCCTCCTCACATTACATTGGTTTTTCCATTTGAGAGTAAACTGACAACTGAGGAGTGCATCGAACATCTCTCTCAAACGTTAAAAAAAGTGCAACCATTTTCAATCACACTTAATGACTTCCATATTGCTGATGATCATTGTCTTTTTTATCTAGTAGACGAGGGAAAAGAACAAATCTGCGCAATACATAATCGGTTATACACAAAAAAATTAGTACAGTACCAGTCGGAAAATCAGACGTACATTCCACATGTAACGATTGGACGCTTTATTAGTCAAATTGAAGCTTCTGAGGCTTTGGAGCTTGCAAAACAAACGATTATTGCTAAACAATTCTGGATTAAAAAGATTGTACTTGAAATAATCGGTCCAAATGACGATTCAATAGTTGAACATATATTTAAGTTGAATGATAATCAATAA
- a CDS encoding LysR family transcriptional regulator, whose translation MELRQIYYFIKVAEMEHVSHAAAELHVAQSAVSRQISNLEQELGVSLFFREGRNIRLTPVGRIFLDHVKIAIVELDKAKQEVFEYLNPETGTIRLGFPTSLAAKTLPTVISAFRKEHPQIGFQLRQGTVNELSDAVVQGHIDLAFVSPVPANKKDLKGHIFFTEKVLALLPVSHPLADQSQLRLNQLRHDPFVVFRHGYILRDLIMKSCQQVGFTPRIAFEGEDVDTIKGLVSAGLGVSMLPEITLHDLPDRENVSIEIIEPNVTRTVGIIIPQNRELAPSEKVFFGFLKEFYDTLDRFGQ comes from the coding sequence ATGGAGTTAAGGCAGATTTATTATTTTATAAAAGTGGCAGAAATGGAGCATGTGAGTCATGCAGCTGCGGAATTGCACGTAGCACAGTCCGCAGTCAGTCGACAAATTTCGAATCTAGAACAAGAGCTAGGGGTAAGCTTGTTTTTTCGCGAAGGTCGTAATATACGTTTAACACCTGTGGGGAGAATTTTTTTAGATCATGTCAAAATCGCCATTGTGGAATTGGATAAAGCCAAGCAAGAGGTCTTTGAATATCTGAATCCCGAAACAGGTACGATACGGCTAGGGTTTCCGACGAGCCTTGCAGCAAAAACATTACCTACTGTTATTTCAGCATTTCGAAAGGAACACCCCCAAATTGGTTTTCAGCTTCGTCAAGGAACGGTGAACGAATTGTCGGATGCCGTTGTTCAAGGGCATATTGATCTTGCCTTTGTATCCCCTGTCCCTGCGAACAAAAAGGACCTTAAAGGACATATCTTTTTTACTGAAAAAGTTCTGGCGTTGCTTCCAGTGAGTCATCCACTCGCAGACCAATCTCAGCTTAGGCTTAATCAGCTTCGTCATGATCCATTTGTCGTGTTCCGACACGGGTACATATTACGAGATTTGATTATGAAGTCATGTCAGCAGGTAGGATTCACTCCGAGGATTGCATTTGAAGGAGAAGACGTGGATACAATCAAAGGCCTCGTTTCAGCTGGTCTTGGTGTGAGTATGCTTCCGGAAATTACACTTCATGATTTGCCTGATCGTGAAAATGTTTCCATTGAAATTATTGAGCCGAACGTAACACGTACAGTAGGGATCATCATTCCACAAAATCGCGAGTTGGCCCCTTCTGAAAAAGTATTCTTTGGGTTTCTAAAGGAGTTTTATGATACGTTGGATCGTTTCGGACAATAA
- a CDS encoding GDSL-type esterase/lipase family protein, giving the protein MNTNKLEYVALGDSLTLGTGTLIAPGFVPRYVESIQQTLHKNVVKNVFAKNGATSKDILTALSRQNVQNAIQDADIITISAGGNDLVRAARSYISTKQTKFFEEVFKECMKNISAILTKIFELKIAGKYPYIIRLIGLYNPFPFIVFSDDWVQAFNRYLNSFKENNIEVADVYPSFKKRGRKVLSIDGLHPNGKGYEIIANELIKLGFEPLYY; this is encoded by the coding sequence ATGAACACTAACAAATTGGAATACGTTGCTCTTGGAGATTCACTAACACTTGGAACAGGAACACTGATAGCTCCCGGGTTTGTGCCTAGGTATGTAGAGTCTATTCAACAGACTTTACACAAGAACGTGGTTAAAAATGTTTTTGCGAAGAATGGAGCGACTTCAAAGGATATCTTGACAGCTTTATCAAGACAAAACGTACAAAATGCCATTCAGGATGCCGATATCATCACGATAAGCGCAGGTGGAAATGATCTAGTTCGGGCTGCTAGATCGTACATTTCAACCAAACAGACAAAGTTTTTTGAAGAGGTTTTTAAAGAGTGCATGAAAAACATTTCAGCGATCCTGACGAAAATCTTCGAATTGAAAATAGCAGGCAAGTATCCATATATCATACGTTTGATCGGATTGTATAATCCATTTCCATTTATCGTGTTTAGTGATGATTGGGTTCAAGCCTTTAACAGGTACTTAAACAGTTTTAAAGAGAACAATATTGAGGTGGCTGATGTTTATCCATCGTTTAAAAAGAGGGGACGTAAAGTGTTATCGATTGATGGTCTACATCCAAATGGAAAGGGCTATGAAATTATTGCAAATGAATTGATAAAGCTCGGGTTTGAACCACTTTATTATTAG
- a CDS encoding M20/M25/M40 family metallo-hydrolase produces the protein MNEKSQKFLKELLSTPSPSGFEMAIQRKWIKYVEKFADIIETDHAGNVTGVVNPDAPFKVLLAGHCDEIGFIINRIDENGYIHFTKLGGISHKPAIGMKVEILGYKKTVTGVIGVNAEHHGGIKEKFEFEDLYIDCGAKSKDEVEQYVQVGDLVIYKRDVEFLMNNRISGRGLDNRTGAFIVAEVLRNVAEKNPNVGVYAVSTVNEETNMGGAYFAASKIKPNFALAVDVTFATDYPGVNRNKHGDIRLDDGPVLAKGAPIHYKINNLLEETARKQEINLQYELTPRVTGTDADKMRLTGEGVPIALVSLPLRYMHSPVETASLKDISEEITLITEMILSLQGNENLKPLE, from the coding sequence ATGAACGAGAAATCGCAAAAATTCTTAAAAGAACTGCTTTCAACCCCTTCCCCATCTGGATTCGAAATGGCAATACAGCGGAAGTGGATTAAATATGTTGAAAAATTTGCAGACATAATTGAAACAGATCATGCTGGAAATGTAACCGGTGTCGTAAATCCTGATGCTCCATTTAAAGTGCTTTTAGCCGGGCACTGTGATGAAATCGGCTTTATCATCAATCGAATTGATGAAAACGGTTACATACATTTCACTAAACTAGGTGGAATCAGTCATAAGCCGGCTATTGGAATGAAGGTTGAGATACTCGGATATAAGAAAACGGTCACTGGAGTAATCGGTGTAAATGCCGAACATCATGGAGGTATAAAGGAAAAATTTGAGTTTGAAGACCTTTATATCGACTGTGGTGCAAAGAGTAAAGACGAGGTCGAACAGTACGTCCAGGTTGGCGATCTGGTGATCTATAAACGAGACGTGGAATTTTTAATGAACAACCGTATCAGTGGCAGGGGCCTTGACAACAGAACAGGCGCGTTTATCGTTGCTGAAGTTCTACGTAATGTTGCTGAAAAAAATCCGAATGTGGGTGTTTATGCAGTTAGTACTGTAAACGAGGAAACAAATATGGGCGGAGCATACTTCGCTGCCTCGAAGATCAAACCGAACTTCGCTCTTGCAGTTGATGTAACGTTTGCAACAGATTATCCAGGTGTCAATCGAAATAAGCACGGTGATATTCGATTAGACGATGGACCAGTCCTTGCGAAAGGCGCTCCAATCCATTACAAAATAAACAACCTGCTTGAGGAAACTGCGAGAAAGCAGGAGATCAATCTTCAATATGAGCTGACTCCGAGGGTTACAGGTACAGATGCGGATAAAATGCGTTTAACCGGTGAAGGTGTTCCGATTGCACTGGTATCCCTTCCGCTCCGATACATGCACTCCCCCGTTGAAACAGCAAGCTTAAAGGATATCAGCGAGGAGATTACTTTAATTACAGAAATGATCCTATCACTACAAGGAAACGAAAACTTAAAACCACTTGAATAG
- a CDS encoding acyl-CoA thioesterase, protein MSISPKKVRESRTIKSSHVLPPDTNNHGTLFGGKLMAYIDDVAAIAATRHARKYVVTASSDSVDFLHPIKEGYSVCLEAFVSWSHRTSMEVFVKVVSENLLTGDRELCALSFLTFVAIDEDGKPTPVPGVIPETEEEKGLFEGAAKRAERRRKRRDESKQLAQNFGTQKPWE, encoded by the coding sequence ATGTCGATATCACCAAAAAAAGTTAGAGAATCGCGTACTATTAAAAGCAGTCATGTTCTACCTCCTGATACAAACAATCACGGAACATTATTTGGTGGGAAATTGATGGCTTACATCGATGATGTTGCAGCCATTGCAGCAACGAGACATGCAAGAAAGTATGTCGTCACAGCTTCAAGTGATTCAGTAGACTTTTTACATCCGATCAAGGAAGGCTATTCCGTTTGCCTTGAAGCGTTTGTATCCTGGAGTCATCGTACTTCAATGGAGGTCTTTGTAAAAGTCGTCTCTGAAAATTTATTAACAGGAGATCGTGAGCTGTGTGCACTATCTTTTTTAACATTTGTAGCAATCGACGAAGATGGAAAGCCTACCCCAGTTCCAGGTGTGATACCAGAAACAGAGGAAGAAAAGGGACTCTTTGAAGGGGCCGCAAAACGGGCTGAACGGCGTAGAAAACGAAGAGACGAGAGTAAACAGTTGGCACAGAATTTCGGTACACAGAAACCGTGGGAATAG